The following are from one region of the Stigmatella ashevillena genome:
- a CDS encoding HTH domain-containing protein, with product MTFYEAALRILESEGRPLHFLEITEKSIAQNLLSHVGKTPEITMLSRLAAMARRTRDRKVVVTSKDTFALVDWALQEDLEALAQTGVVEPNPEEDLPPLRPAERHPEPRTDNVRATGRGSERKRRRDEEEDRGRKRRFPPLPEVVFEILSEAGSGLRVEQLIERSRSRELAAEDLTVEAVLTALLEDNQRRIDAGRRPQFSFNKQSSEVLLERAGSPSEAPPLELQAAFAAALGIPLEGGRPILSRPAAPAGAGEPLVDPVVLATLKTTLKDVRRSVARGLRKRLGELEVGTFEKSVVKMMHALHFRELKVAKRSKEGPLLTARKREGSVELRYAVRLLKGTSTVDRKMVQELRRDLGHYSAQVGLLVSAGEARGDARTEAQASGALVMLWCGDALGEKFLEAKTAVTITQVEMFDIDERFFETAKLDADEAQRRREERQREKQQTRGESGGKETPSRGTEEAGQDEEPSLAEEPKVIEAESVRESSPSKAPPPSSSEEDDQGEEGDDEGEDEDLEAASAFVGGTPEAGGTPAEGGTPADRKRRRRRRRGRRGRGNRPEAGAPGAAPTGEPSPEGTPASGTASASEVPPPSMGGDAPAEAERPSPPPPPPPESGSSEGSTS from the coding sequence ATGACATTTTACGAGGCCGCGCTCCGAATCCTGGAGAGCGAAGGTCGTCCCCTCCACTTTCTCGAAATTACCGAGAAGTCCATCGCCCAGAACCTCTTGTCCCACGTCGGGAAGACGCCCGAAATCACGATGTTGTCGCGGCTGGCCGCGATGGCACGGCGCACGCGGGATCGCAAGGTGGTCGTGACCTCCAAGGACACGTTTGCCTTGGTGGACTGGGCTTTGCAGGAGGATTTGGAAGCATTGGCGCAGACCGGGGTGGTGGAGCCGAACCCGGAAGAGGATCTGCCGCCGCTGCGTCCCGCCGAGCGCCATCCCGAGCCCCGCACGGACAATGTGCGGGCCACGGGTCGGGGCAGCGAGCGCAAGCGTCGCCGGGATGAGGAGGAGGATCGTGGCCGCAAGCGCCGGTTCCCGCCCCTTCCAGAGGTGGTGTTCGAGATCCTCAGCGAGGCTGGGTCGGGGCTGCGGGTCGAGCAGCTCATCGAGAGGTCCCGGTCGCGGGAGCTGGCCGCGGAGGATCTCACGGTGGAGGCGGTGCTCACCGCGCTGCTGGAGGACAACCAGCGCCGCATCGACGCGGGCCGCCGTCCCCAGTTCTCCTTCAACAAGCAGTCGAGCGAGGTGCTCCTGGAGCGCGCGGGATCGCCCAGCGAGGCGCCTCCCCTGGAGCTGCAGGCCGCGTTCGCCGCCGCCCTGGGAATTCCCCTGGAAGGGGGTCGGCCGATCCTCTCGCGCCCCGCCGCTCCTGCGGGCGCGGGGGAGCCGCTCGTGGATCCGGTGGTGCTCGCCACGCTCAAGACGACGCTCAAGGACGTGCGGCGCTCGGTGGCGCGCGGTCTGCGCAAGCGCTTGGGCGAGTTGGAGGTGGGCACCTTCGAGAAGTCCGTCGTGAAGATGATGCACGCGCTTCACTTCCGGGAGCTGAAGGTCGCCAAGCGTTCCAAGGAGGGCCCCTTGCTCACCGCGCGCAAGCGCGAGGGCAGCGTGGAGCTGCGCTATGCGGTGCGGCTGCTCAAGGGCACGTCCACCGTCGATCGCAAGATGGTGCAGGAGCTGCGGCGTGACCTTGGCCACTACTCGGCGCAGGTGGGCCTGCTGGTGAGCGCGGGTGAGGCCCGGGGCGATGCCCGCACCGAGGCCCAGGCCAGCGGCGCGCTGGTGATGTTGTGGTGTGGGGACGCGCTCGGCGAGAAATTCCTCGAGGCCAAGACGGCGGTGACCATCACCCAGGTGGAGATGTTCGACATCGACGAGCGCTTCTTCGAGACGGCCAAGCTCGATGCCGATGAGGCGCAGCGCCGACGGGAGGAGCGCCAGCGCGAGAAGCAGCAGACCCGCGGTGAGTCGGGCGGGAAGGAGACGCCCTCTCGCGGGACCGAGGAGGCCGGACAGGACGAGGAGCCCTCGCTCGCCGAGGAGCCGAAGGTCATCGAGGCCGAGTCCGTTCGCGAGAGCAGCCCCTCCAAGGCGCCGCCGCCGTCTTCCTCGGAGGAGGACGACCAGGGGGAGGAGGGCGACGACGAAGGAGAGGATGAGGATCTCGAGGCCGCGAGCGCATTCGTGGGCGGCACACCCGAGGCGGGGGGTACGCCCGCGGAGGGAGGGACTCCAGCCGATCGCAAGCGCCGCCGCCGCCGCCGCCGTGGGCGCCGGGGTCGGGGCAACCGGCCAGAAGCGGGAGCGCCTGGCGCTGCCCCTACGGGGGAGCCGTCTCCCGAGGGAACGCCTGCCTCTGGGACGGCCTCCGCCAGCGAGGTACCGCCGCCTTCGATGGGAGGGGATGCCCCTGCCGAGGCAGAGCGGCCGTCGCCACCGCCGCCGCCTCCTCCGGAAAGTGGCTCCTCCGAGGGAAGTACGAGCTAA
- a CDS encoding outer membrane protein assembly factor BamB family protein → MTRFRLGQRWKREPSAPPLDSIALELDGVNLLSGAVEEPLVEVVPALTRAAAALHSGKERLAQVSLAEAGLELVLRRAGTEVDLCVASLGRPARLLRPPVRVDLEELAEAARECGRSFLSDLSRVAPGTLSTPQAQALNAALQELGGPGGVLKEPRPEPFSRRVEPSEAPGFGFELKDSADLLRSQGKGPGAALGTLLCAGEVWLALPGHPTAWRAPGPPFLTALELSRQAVELARAVELGEPRFSLELAGVKPTLSLELTTGRGKLGAGLAFEVKGEALAAAMFHLGQALALAISERERTQASNPYLVELTDRCREGLSHLRGAVPPPEGEAQARGRGRSSRAGKPLPVPGRLRRLRFEKRWVHKGLTGAEFGQLHLGRQAAVFCSREMACALSRKDGTMLWRRASSHGVAATADGHVLTADLDRVLGFMGASTSAQWLHDHDGLTLGPQLLRQDGLLITLAEDRTVLAFAEVGGREAWRLAPPRTQRSWLAMQGHRAMLATDSGYLYGLDITDGQVRYRMRAPQPFHGTPVPWGKHFVAMLGRGSHHALLMADAHSGDVAWTREFHLAMPSAPLPSRTRLYVAGDRDREGVLLCLDAKGKLLWERALHLGTGPYALAPLPGAVLVTSASGAAARVDTSGELSWRVGAVGEPLAGALPARTSRGVTLIPGEQVRAVDPKGGQVLGQVRAGAGLVALQVDSRLGLYLLDDSGTLGAYRLVSHFAVVEG, encoded by the coding sequence ATGACCCGCTTTCGTCTTGGACAGCGCTGGAAGCGCGAACCCTCGGCTCCGCCGTTGGATTCCATCGCCTTGGAACTGGATGGCGTCAATCTTCTTTCCGGGGCCGTGGAGGAACCGCTCGTGGAGGTGGTGCCCGCCCTGACGCGTGCGGCGGCGGCGCTGCACTCCGGAAAGGAGCGGCTGGCGCAGGTCTCCCTGGCGGAGGCCGGCCTGGAACTGGTGCTGCGGCGCGCCGGGACCGAGGTGGATCTGTGCGTGGCGAGCCTCGGCCGCCCCGCCCGGCTGCTGCGGCCCCCCGTGCGGGTGGACCTGGAGGAGTTGGCGGAGGCGGCACGGGAGTGTGGCCGGAGCTTCCTCTCGGACCTCTCCCGGGTGGCCCCCGGGACGCTCTCCACGCCCCAGGCCCAGGCGCTGAACGCGGCCCTCCAGGAGCTGGGCGGCCCCGGGGGGGTGCTGAAAGAGCCCCGCCCCGAGCCCTTTTCCCGCCGGGTAGAGCCCTCGGAGGCACCGGGCTTCGGCTTCGAGCTGAAGGACTCCGCGGACCTCTTGCGCTCCCAGGGCAAAGGGCCGGGCGCGGCCCTGGGAACCCTGCTGTGCGCAGGCGAGGTCTGGCTGGCCCTTCCAGGCCATCCCACGGCGTGGCGGGCCCCCGGCCCCCCCTTCCTCACCGCGTTGGAACTCTCCAGGCAGGCGGTGGAGCTGGCACGGGCCGTGGAACTCGGCGAGCCCCGCTTCTCCCTGGAGCTTGCGGGGGTGAAGCCGACGCTCTCATTGGAGTTGACCACGGGGCGCGGCAAGCTGGGCGCGGGCCTTGCTTTCGAGGTGAAGGGCGAGGCGCTGGCGGCGGCGATGTTCCACCTCGGACAGGCGCTGGCGCTGGCCATCTCGGAGCGCGAGCGGACGCAGGCCTCCAACCCCTACTTGGTGGAGCTGACCGACCGGTGCCGGGAAGGACTGTCGCACTTGCGAGGGGCCGTGCCCCCTCCCGAAGGAGAGGCGCAAGCCCGGGGACGGGGGCGCTCATCAAGGGCCGGGAAGCCCCTGCCCGTTCCTGGACGCCTGCGCCGGTTGCGCTTCGAGAAACGCTGGGTGCACAAGGGGCTGACCGGCGCCGAGTTTGGCCAGCTCCACCTGGGGCGCCAGGCGGCGGTGTTCTGCTCGCGGGAGATGGCCTGTGCCCTGTCCCGCAAGGATGGAACGATGCTGTGGCGGCGCGCCTCGAGCCACGGCGTGGCGGCCACGGCGGACGGCCACGTGCTCACGGCGGACCTGGATCGCGTCCTCGGCTTCATGGGGGCGAGCACGAGCGCTCAGTGGTTGCACGATCATGACGGGCTGACGCTGGGGCCGCAGTTGCTGCGCCAGGACGGCCTGCTCATCACCTTGGCGGAGGACCGGACGGTGCTGGCCTTCGCGGAGGTGGGAGGCCGCGAGGCGTGGCGCCTGGCGCCTCCGCGGACCCAGCGCAGTTGGCTGGCCATGCAAGGCCACCGGGCGATGCTGGCCACGGATTCGGGCTACCTCTATGGCCTGGACATCACGGATGGGCAGGTGCGCTACCGGATGCGGGCGCCGCAGCCCTTTCACGGCACGCCGGTGCCCTGGGGCAAACACTTCGTGGCGATGCTCGGCCGCGGGTCGCACCACGCGCTGCTGATGGCGGATGCGCACTCGGGAGACGTGGCCTGGACGCGCGAGTTCCACCTCGCCATGCCGTCGGCCCCCCTGCCCTCCCGGACACGCCTGTACGTCGCCGGAGATCGAGACCGGGAGGGCGTCCTGCTCTGCCTGGACGCCAAGGGAAAGCTGCTGTGGGAACGCGCCCTGCACCTGGGCACGGGCCCCTATGCACTCGCCCCGCTGCCGGGAGCCGTGCTGGTCACCTCCGCCAGCGGCGCAGCGGCCCGGGTGGACACCTCCGGTGAGCTGAGCTGGCGCGTGGGCGCCGTGGGGGAACCGCTCGCGGGAGCCTTGCCCGCGCGAACTTCGCGAGGTGTCACCCTCATCCCGGGCGAACAAGTACGCGCCGTGGACCCCAAGGGAGGGCAGGTGCTGGGGCAGGTGCGCGCCGGCGCTGGACTCGTTGCGCTCCAGGTGGATTCCCGGCTCGGCCTCTACCTCCTGGACGACAGCGGAACCCTCGGAGCCTACAGGCTGGTATCT